From Pseudobdellovibrio exovorus JSS, a single genomic window includes:
- the dapA gene encoding 4-hydroxy-tetrahydrodipicolinate synthase: MKSRTDYKGAISAIPTPFLNKQVDFESLKKMIEFQLKGGICGFVVNGTTAESPTLSWEEVEKIYKLVREIAGTRVPVIVGTGSNSTDDTVETTQKAEKLGADAALVVVPYYNKPPQRGLVAHFTEVATNANLPIVMYNVPGRTITGMTAETIAELTKVKNIFAIKEASGDIAFDEKLKPLVPADFVMLSGDDPTYPQFLKLGGSGVISVMSNVIPAECARWYDMAQSGKWGELEADFGRYKKFISQMYLEANPIPLKWIMYKMGLFKSPEMRLPLVALDSVHHEPLAGEMKTLGLI; encoded by the coding sequence ATGAAATCTAGAACGGATTACAAAGGTGCTATTTCGGCCATTCCAACACCATTTCTAAACAAACAGGTTGATTTTGAATCCTTGAAAAAGATGATCGAGTTTCAACTTAAGGGTGGCATCTGCGGTTTCGTAGTGAATGGAACAACGGCAGAAAGTCCGACGCTCTCATGGGAAGAAGTTGAAAAAATCTATAAGCTCGTGCGCGAAATTGCGGGAACGCGTGTTCCGGTTATCGTGGGTACAGGCTCGAACAGCACAGATGACACTGTCGAAACCACTCAAAAAGCAGAAAAGCTAGGAGCCGATGCGGCGTTGGTGGTGGTGCCTTACTACAACAAACCTCCACAGCGCGGACTTGTGGCTCATTTCACTGAAGTGGCGACAAACGCGAACTTGCCAATCGTGATGTACAATGTTCCGGGTCGTACGATCACGGGTATGACAGCAGAAACCATTGCTGAGCTGACAAAAGTTAAAAATATTTTTGCGATCAAAGAAGCCAGCGGCGATATCGCCTTTGATGAAAAACTAAAACCACTGGTGCCAGCAGATTTTGTTATGCTTTCGGGTGATGATCCAACTTACCCTCAGTTTTTAAAGCTGGGCGGTTCCGGTGTGATTTCAGTGATGTCGAATGTAATCCCTGCTGAGTGCGCTCGCTGGTATGACATGGCCCAATCAGGCAAATGGGGCGAGCTAGAAGCTGATTTCGGTCGTTACAAAAAATTTATTTCTCAAATGTATCTGGAAGCGAACCCAATCCCATTGAAATGGATCATGTACAAAATGGGATTGTTTAAGTCTCCGGAAATGCGCCTACCGCTAGTGGCTTTGGACTCTGTTCATCACGAACCACTAGCCGGTGAAATGAAAACATTAGGGTTGATCTAA
- a CDS encoding helix-turn-helix domain-containing protein, with amino-acid sequence MTPNLNNSENLFVANLQQVSLEKLVKSKLEVLFQQQKEAQVELNGLYNIVLEQVEKPLIELALKAYNGNQVKTALMLGINRNTLKKKIDNYKLKPKKGAQILAVAPETTVAPTATLAQ; translated from the coding sequence ATGACGCCGAACCTTAACAACTCAGAAAATCTTTTTGTAGCTAACTTACAACAAGTGAGCCTTGAGAAATTAGTGAAAAGCAAATTGGAAGTTTTATTCCAACAGCAAAAAGAAGCTCAAGTAGAGTTGAATGGCTTGTACAATATCGTATTAGAGCAAGTTGAGAAACCATTGATCGAGCTAGCTCTTAAAGCTTACAACGGTAACCAAGTTAAAACGGCTTTAATGTTGGGTATCAACCGTAACACTTTGAAAAAGAAAATCGACAACTACAAATTGAAACCTAAAAAAGGCGCGCAAATTCTTGCTGTAGCTCCTGAAACAACAGTTGCACCAACTGCAACTTTGGCTCAATAA
- a CDS encoding BrnT family toxin: MKVYMYFEWSEIKNHVNYEKHGVWFEEAQTVWTTGSSVEFYDPEHSFEIEDRFIRIGLSEKLNLLLVVFCERADGTVIRIISSRRATLKERVQYEKGI, encoded by the coding sequence ATGAAGGTGTACATGTATTTTGAGTGGAGTGAAATCAAAAATCACGTCAACTACGAAAAACATGGCGTTTGGTTCGAAGAGGCCCAGACAGTTTGGACAACAGGTTCTTCAGTTGAGTTCTATGATCCTGAACACAGCTTTGAAATAGAAGATCGGTTCATTCGGATTGGCCTCTCGGAAAAACTAAATTTATTACTGGTTGTCTTTTGTGAGCGAGCGGATGGGACTGTTATCCGTATCATCAGCTCAAGGCGGGCGACCTTAAAAGAGCGAGTGCAATATGAAAAAGGAATATGA
- a CDS encoding radical SAM protein produces the protein MIKINEIFYSIQGESTYAGNRTVFIRTTGCNLRCTYCDTKYSYHEGEFLSLEKILDVVKSHDAEYICITGGEPLLQPEIHKLINILCDQGHKVSLETSGSKSVKHVDPRVKIILDVKTPDSGAADSFLLENIDFSSEKHRIPTEYKFVISSEKDLEWSEQFCRQYDLFKNFTVLFSPSHGQVSEKWLAERILQKKLKVMLHLQQHKYIWLPTQRGV, from the coding sequence ATGATTAAAATTAACGAGATTTTCTATTCGATTCAGGGCGAAAGCACCTATGCCGGCAACAGGACTGTGTTTATACGCACAACAGGCTGTAACCTGCGCTGTACCTATTGCGATACAAAGTATTCGTATCACGAAGGAGAATTTTTGAGTTTGGAAAAAATTCTCGATGTCGTCAAAAGCCATGACGCCGAATATATTTGTATTACTGGCGGGGAACCTTTGCTGCAGCCGGAAATCCACAAACTTATCAACATTCTATGTGACCAAGGGCACAAAGTTTCTTTAGAAACGAGTGGATCTAAAAGCGTTAAACACGTTGACCCACGAGTTAAAATTATTCTTGACGTAAAAACTCCTGATAGTGGTGCGGCTGATAGTTTTCTTTTAGAAAACATCGATTTCTCCTCTGAAAAACACAGAATTCCAACTGAATATAAATTTGTTATTTCTTCTGAAAAAGATTTGGAATGGTCAGAACAATTTTGTCGTCAATATGATTTATTTAAAAATTTTACTGTGTTGTTTAGTCCATCTCACGGCCAAGTATCTGAAAAGTGGTTGGCCGAAAGAATTTTGCAAAAAAAGCTAAAAGTGATGTTGCATTTGCAGCAACATAAGTATATTTGGTTACCCACACAACGCGGGGTATGA
- a CDS encoding DNA translocase FtsK yields the protein MNVFFKKFKSEIRSIALFGLALFIGLALISYNPKDPSLNSMGNNGLNALNYCGILGSFLADAIYQLFGLPAWIMVAGLFHLSFLSFKGESIEWRNVRLVWVTLLICCVSALMSIYWSEAKVFDRQIFLGGLLGVGLSKGLIGVLNSVGAQILLWALTAMLIVFCFEVSVNDLVMKAMSFLHDRMEDLARSDWLKKLKATSLKPAKTAKKETKAKDKTTETILVETKNLIPEPKLKLAVEEEDDESTPSTSRSTRAAVHADSDEDAEDMDASAEAGEEDDEDVEVSAYEPPARRKVTLQAKTPRKVANWTMPKLSLLEDPPLSRIKMDEKEIRRKADITLEKLKQFDVNGQIVAAKPGPMVTMFEFKPNVDVRVNKVTDMADDLALALSAESLRIIAPIPGRDVIGIETSNAQRETVYLKDLLADETFWSDDIKLPIALGKQTNGEPKIVDLRKMPHLLIAGTTGSGKSVFTVSTITGFLFKHSPKTLRMILVDPKQVDLAAFSDIPHLIMPPIREPKKAVFALRWAVKEMEKRYKSMSKFGARNIEQFNDIVEKFNADKIAEHEKVNAEYENQGIMKLEQYYYTPQPYIVIVVEEFGDLMAVDKQNVEQNIVRLAQMARACGMHLMLAMQSPRKEVVTGLIKTNIPGRISFKVASKMDSRIILDEQGAERLLSQGDMLALVGGTSKAIRHHGPYLKETEINGVAKFWSDQGEPEFDALAMRALDGGPTQGSFAGMGADGDFGGDFAGEEEYDERYDEILAWAATQKAISASLIQRRFKLGYPRAARLIELFEREGVVGPANGSKPRAVLVASHAE from the coding sequence ATGAATGTTTTTTTCAAAAAGTTTAAAAGCGAAATACGATCTATAGCCCTGTTCGGCTTAGCTTTATTTATCGGGTTAGCGTTAATCAGCTACAATCCTAAAGATCCATCCCTCAATTCTATGGGGAACAACGGACTAAACGCTTTAAATTACTGTGGTATTTTAGGAAGCTTCCTTGCTGATGCAATCTATCAGCTTTTCGGATTGCCAGCATGGATTATGGTGGCGGGTCTATTTCATCTGTCTTTCTTAAGTTTCAAAGGCGAAAGCATCGAGTGGCGCAATGTGCGCTTGGTTTGGGTCACGCTTTTGATCTGCTGTGTTTCCGCATTGATGTCGATTTACTGGAGTGAAGCCAAAGTCTTCGATCGCCAAATTTTCTTAGGTGGTCTTTTAGGTGTGGGCCTATCAAAGGGATTGATCGGTGTTTTAAATAGTGTTGGCGCCCAGATTTTACTGTGGGCTTTAACAGCGATGCTGATCGTTTTCTGTTTCGAAGTCAGCGTCAATGACCTTGTGATGAAAGCCATGAGCTTTTTACATGATCGCATGGAAGATCTGGCTCGTTCAGATTGGTTAAAGAAGTTAAAAGCGACGTCGTTAAAACCAGCGAAGACAGCGAAAAAAGAAACGAAAGCCAAAGATAAAACGACAGAGACGATTCTAGTTGAAACGAAAAACTTAATTCCAGAACCAAAATTGAAGTTGGCTGTGGAAGAAGAAGACGATGAATCAACACCTTCCACATCGCGCTCAACAAGAGCTGCTGTTCATGCCGATAGCGACGAAGACGCAGAGGACATGGACGCTTCAGCCGAAGCCGGTGAAGAGGACGATGAAGATGTTGAGGTTTCTGCGTACGAACCTCCTGCCCGCCGCAAAGTGACTCTGCAAGCGAAGACTCCGCGCAAAGTGGCGAATTGGACGATGCCGAAATTATCTCTGCTAGAAGATCCGCCATTAAGTCGCATTAAAATGGACGAAAAAGAAATTCGTCGTAAAGCGGACATCACTCTTGAAAAATTAAAACAATTTGATGTGAACGGACAAATCGTTGCGGCTAAACCGGGCCCGATGGTGACCATGTTTGAATTCAAACCAAACGTGGATGTGCGTGTAAATAAAGTGACGGATATGGCAGACGATTTAGCGTTGGCCCTTTCGGCGGAATCTTTACGTATCATTGCTCCCATTCCAGGTCGCGATGTTATCGGGATTGAAACTTCAAATGCTCAGCGCGAAACTGTTTATTTAAAAGACCTTCTGGCAGATGAAACATTCTGGTCTGACGATATTAAGTTGCCGATCGCCTTAGGAAAACAAACCAATGGCGAACCTAAAATCGTCGATCTTCGCAAAATGCCACACTTATTGATTGCAGGAACTACGGGTTCAGGAAAATCTGTTTTCACTGTTTCTACGATCACAGGATTTTTATTCAAACATTCTCCGAAGACATTAAGAATGATTTTGGTGGATCCAAAGCAAGTGGATCTGGCGGCATTTTCAGATATTCCTCACTTAATCATGCCACCGATTCGCGAGCCGAAAAAAGCGGTCTTTGCTCTTCGCTGGGCTGTTAAGGAAATGGAAAAGCGCTATAAATCCATGAGTAAATTTGGCGCGCGTAACATCGAACAGTTCAATGATATCGTTGAGAAGTTCAACGCAGACAAAATTGCGGAGCACGAAAAAGTAAATGCCGAGTATGAAAACCAAGGCATTATGAAATTGGAACAGTACTATTACACTCCGCAACCGTATATTGTGATTGTGGTAGAAGAGTTCGGTGACTTGATGGCTGTTGACAAACAAAACGTCGAACAGAATATCGTGCGCTTAGCTCAGATGGCTCGTGCTTGTGGAATGCATTTGATGCTGGCGATGCAGTCTCCGCGTAAAGAAGTGGTTACGGGTTTAATTAAAACCAATATCCCAGGTCGTATTAGCTTTAAAGTGGCATCGAAAATGGATTCTCGCATTATCTTGGATGAGCAAGGGGCAGAACGTCTTCTTTCTCAGGGGGATATGTTGGCTCTTGTCGGTGGAACATCAAAAGCAATTCGCCACCATGGTCCTTACTTAAAAGAGACAGAAATCAACGGAGTTGCAAAATTCTGGTCTGATCAGGGTGAACCAGAGTTTGATGCTTTAGCGATGCGAGCTCTTGATGGCGGACCAACTCAGGGAAGCTTTGCGGGCATGGGTGCCGATGGCGACTTTGGCGGAGATTTCGCTGGCGAAGAGGAATACGACGAACGCTATGATGAGATCCTAGCTTGGGCAGCGACTCAAAAAGCCATTTCGGCCTCGTTAATTCAAAGACGATTTAAATTAGGCTACCCGCGAGCGGCACGTTTAATCGAGCTGTTCGAGCGCGAAGGCGTTGTTGGGCCAGCGAATGGAAGTAAACCTCGCGCCGTTCTGGTTGCGAGCCACGCCGAATAG
- the dapF gene encoding diaminopimelate epimerase produces MSLLKTHLISGAGNTFHVSFDGHDEFTLWGADKRKEITRRVCAENKADGFIFLQAALEQENHYRWFFYNNDGSDAEMCGNATRCVGYYIKNILKNAATHWSLQTVAGAIRIDFVNTESFKITMTPIQRYDSSLGFFCDTGVPHLVLERQEILQDEVTRQASRKLRFHEEFQPRGTNVTQVVLEDDPKKVKAVSYERGVEDFTDACGTGAMAAAFYNLTKRGESETQVEMPGGTLMMNLFDLDKPTMTGPAILLGSYEYEI; encoded by the coding sequence ATGAGCTTGTTAAAAACCCATTTGATTTCAGGAGCGGGAAATACTTTCCACGTGAGCTTTGATGGTCACGATGAATTCACTTTGTGGGGAGCCGACAAGCGCAAAGAGATCACTCGCCGTGTCTGTGCTGAAAACAAAGCCGACGGATTTATTTTTCTTCAGGCGGCCTTAGAGCAAGAAAATCACTATCGTTGGTTTTTCTATAATAACGATGGCTCTGATGCCGAAATGTGCGGGAATGCCACTCGCTGTGTGGGCTACTACATTAAAAACATTTTGAAGAATGCCGCAACTCACTGGAGTCTACAAACTGTTGCCGGAGCGATTCGTATTGATTTTGTTAATACTGAATCCTTTAAAATCACCATGACACCGATTCAGCGCTATGATTCCTCTTTGGGATTTTTCTGTGATACGGGGGTGCCACATCTGGTGCTGGAACGTCAGGAAATATTACAAGATGAAGTGACTCGTCAGGCCTCGCGCAAACTGCGCTTTCACGAAGAGTTCCAACCACGTGGAACCAATGTGACTCAGGTCGTATTGGAAGATGACCCCAAAAAAGTGAAAGCAGTTTCGTACGAGCGCGGAGTCGAAGACTTCACTGATGCCTGCGGCACAGGAGCCATGGCGGCGGCTTTCTACAACTTAACTAAACGCGGTGAAAGTGAAACTCAGGTTGAAATGCCGGGGGGAACACTTATGATGAATTTATTTGATCTGGATAAACCCACAATGACGGGTCCTGCCATTTTATTAGGGAGTTACGAATATGAAATCTAG